A stretch of Roseibium porphyridii DNA encodes these proteins:
- the dctP gene encoding TRAP transporter substrate-binding protein DctP, whose translation MLKSALKTLTVAAMLAGSALSAVAADYTLRATANSNENDEDYDGLVVFKNFVESASNGAIEVELFIGTQLCSNGAECLQGVAGGAIDIYISTSGGASGIFPYVQVLDLPYMMADDRIAEHVLSGDFVRTMRAMALEDSQNAIRLMTVGNTGGWRNFANTKRRVANPADMEGLKIRTVVADLPQELVKALGASPTPIPWPELFTSFQTGVVEGSKNGITDIMGMKFPDAGLQYVTLDGHAYMGALWWMSNEKFLSMPEDMRRVVVDGFYALQQATFASPKRKSIQAYEDFVAGGGDLYVPTPEEKAAFKEAAAPVYDWFKDNVNRGGEIFGALEEAVAAAETDINGARDADLN comes from the coding sequence ATGCTCAAATCTGCACTGAAAACGCTCACCGTTGCGGCGATGCTCGCCGGATCGGCCTTGAGTGCCGTTGCCGCGGATTACACGTTGCGCGCAACCGCAAACTCCAACGAAAACGACGAAGACTATGACGGTCTGGTCGTGTTCAAGAACTTCGTGGAATCCGCCTCGAACGGCGCCATTGAGGTGGAACTCTTCATCGGCACGCAGTTGTGCTCAAACGGTGCCGAGTGTCTTCAGGGTGTTGCTGGCGGCGCGATCGACATCTACATTTCGACTTCCGGCGGTGCATCGGGCATCTTCCCGTATGTGCAGGTTCTCGACCTGCCTTACATGATGGCTGACGACCGGATTGCCGAGCATGTCCTGTCCGGCGACTTTGTCCGCACGATGCGCGCCATGGCACTGGAAGACAGCCAGAACGCCATTCGCCTCATGACTGTCGGCAACACCGGCGGCTGGCGTAACTTTGCCAACACAAAGCGTCGTGTTGCAAATCCGGCCGATATGGAAGGCCTGAAAATCCGGACCGTGGTCGCCGACCTTCCGCAGGAACTGGTCAAGGCACTTGGTGCTTCGCCAACCCCGATTCCGTGGCCGGAGCTGTTCACCTCCTTCCAGACCGGTGTTGTTGAAGGCTCCAAGAATGGCATCACTGACATCATGGGCATGAAGTTCCCGGATGCCGGCCTGCAGTATGTCACTTTGGACGGCCATGCCTACATGGGCGCACTTTGGTGGATGAGCAACGAGAAGTTCCTCTCCATGCCTGAAGACATGCGCCGCGTCGTCGTCGACGGCTTCTATGCCCTGCAGCAGGCGACTTTCGCGTCTCCGAAGCGCAAGTCCATTCAGGCCTATGAAGACTTCGTTGCCGGTGGTGGCGATCTTTACGTCCCGACCCCGGAAGAGAAAGCAGCCTTCAAAGAAGCTGCTGCTCCCGTTTATGACTGGTTCAAGGACAACGTGAACCGTGGCGGCGAAATCTTCGGCGCATTGGAAGAAGCTGTTGCTGCAGCTGAAACCGACATCAACGGTGCACGCGACGCTGACCTGAACTGA
- a CDS encoding TRAP transporter large permease, translating to MLIWFLPVFLVFLMIGLPVFFGLLAAPGILLWLNGQERDITLLYRNVYNGMDSFPLMAIPFFMLAGELMNKGGITMRLVEFSQALMGHLRGGLAHVNILSSMLFAGLSGSAVADTSALGSMLIPAMEKQGYTRKFAAAVTAASSVIGPIIPPSGIMIIYAYVMGESVAALFLAGIVPGVMVGIGLMLMVRFMADKYDLPKAQRIVNPGQSMAPVEKWFSFVVLRINVAGLATVAATGIASALGFESFSYTVTLLLFVVMMVLSHFLLVSLRGAVSSDFRVVCKKAVAPLQTPIIILGGILLGVFTPTEAAAVAVAYALLIGFFVLHSLKMKEIPGVLNRAGITSAVVLLLVGAAMAFKTVVSLSHAPETMAAFVLSLTENPLILLFLINLLLFVVGMFLDAGPAIIILGPILGPIFTSMGVDPIHFAIIMSVNLTIGLATPPMGLVLFVAASVSRERVETIAKAILPFLAVEIAVIFLITYIPALSMTIPRLTGFAN from the coding sequence CTGGCAGCGCCGGGTATCCTGCTTTGGCTGAATGGCCAAGAACGGGATATCACCCTTCTCTACCGTAACGTTTACAACGGTATGGACAGTTTTCCTCTGATGGCGATTCCGTTCTTCATGCTTGCGGGCGAGCTGATGAACAAGGGCGGCATCACCATGCGCCTCGTGGAATTTTCACAGGCGCTGATGGGCCACCTGAGGGGCGGCCTTGCTCATGTGAACATTCTGTCTTCGATGCTGTTCGCAGGGCTTTCCGGTTCTGCAGTCGCTGATACGTCAGCTCTCGGGTCAATGCTGATCCCCGCGATGGAGAAGCAGGGCTACACCCGAAAATTTGCCGCTGCCGTTACAGCTGCCTCGTCCGTCATCGGTCCGATCATTCCGCCATCCGGCATCATGATCATTTATGCCTATGTCATGGGTGAAAGCGTCGCCGCGCTGTTTCTGGCCGGCATTGTGCCCGGTGTCATGGTCGGCATCGGCCTGATGCTGATGGTGCGTTTCATGGCGGACAAATACGATCTTCCGAAAGCGCAACGGATCGTCAATCCAGGCCAGTCCATGGCACCGGTTGAAAAATGGTTCTCGTTTGTCGTTCTGCGCATCAACGTTGCCGGTCTTGCAACCGTCGCAGCGACAGGCATAGCTTCCGCGCTCGGATTTGAATCCTTCTCCTACACCGTCACACTCCTTCTCTTTGTCGTGATGATGGTGCTGTCGCATTTCCTGCTTGTCAGCCTGCGCGGCGCGGTTTCAAGTGATTTCCGGGTGGTCTGCAAGAAAGCGGTCGCTCCTTTGCAAACACCGATCATCATCTTGGGCGGTATTTTGTTGGGCGTTTTCACGCCGACCGAAGCAGCCGCGGTCGCCGTCGCCTATGCGCTTCTGATCGGTTTTTTCGTTCTTCATTCCTTGAAGATGAAAGAGATCCCGGGCGTTTTGAACAGGGCCGGAATTACGTCTGCCGTCGTGCTTTTGCTGGTTGGCGCTGCAATGGCCTTCAAGACGGTCGTTAGTCTGAGCCATGCTCCGGAAACAATGGCTGCTTTCGTTCTCAGCCTCACCGAGAACCCGCTGATCCTGCTTTTCCTGATCAACCTTCTGCTTTTCGTCGTAGGCATGTTTCTGGATGCAGGTCCAGCCATCATCATTCTCGGCCCGATCCTCGGCCCCATCTTCACATCCATGGGTGTCGACCCGATCCATTTCGCCATCATCATGAGCGTCAACCTGACCATCGGTCTGGCCACGCCGCCGATGGGGCTCGTTCTGTTTGTCGCGGCATCGGTCTCACGAGAACGGGTTGAGACCATCGCCAAAGCAATTCTGCCGTTCCTGGCGGTAGAGATCGCGGTGATCTTCTTGATCACTTATATCCCGGCACTTTCCATGACGATTCCGCGTCTGACCGGATTTGCCAACTGA